Proteins from a genomic interval of Orbaceae bacterium lpD02:
- a CDS encoding zincin-like metallopeptidase domain-containing protein encodes MENNYTDELFSAIQQTNKSATIDNFIKTDINYPKNPYSQEIYEAIFLHNNGHKKGFNETRWLSENEIQANGLKLELGEENNFIQSDLYQNNQYHENIKFYNVEQLDKASFDKLPLEVKPMPSWRANPQIEEFIESQGVKILHNSTSTPRYNPKNHTIYMPHRSQYPSSEKYYNDMFHEIGHSTIIELGREPKSAEQKANFAKRDELVAEISAIKLNEMTKNKLDKGNSLAYLKNFLSKFGDDKSVQKEELKKALTESDKVLKLTKDKYIEATKGKDIKATKFESVSNNDFVKARQRAIQKLEGKQSLPIPKSLHKGMNKGIKK; translated from the coding sequence ATGGAGAACAATTATACTGATGAGTTATTTTCTGCAATACAACAAACAAATAAATCAGCAACTATTGATAATTTTATTAAAACAGATATTAATTATCCTAAGAATCCGTATAGCCAAGAAATATATGAAGCTATTTTTTTACACAACAATGGCCATAAAAAAGGATTTAATGAAACTCGTTGGTTATCTGAAAATGAAATACAAGCAAATGGCTTGAAACTAGAACTTGGCGAAGAAAATAATTTTATCCAAAGCGATCTGTATCAAAATAACCAATATCACGAAAATATCAAATTTTACAATGTTGAACAATTAGATAAAGCGTCGTTTGATAAATTACCTTTGGAAGTAAAACCGATGCCGAGCTGGAGGGCAAACCCTCAAATAGAAGAATTTATTGAAAGCCAAGGTGTGAAAATCTTACACAATAGCACCTCGACACCTCGTTATAATCCTAAAAACCACACGATCTATATGCCTCACCGATCACAATATCCATCCTCGGAAAAATATTATAATGATATGTTTCATGAAATAGGTCACTCAACAATTATAGAATTAGGGCGTGAACCTAAGTCAGCAGAGCAAAAAGCCAATTTTGCTAAAAGAGATGAATTAGTTGCAGAAATATCTGCAATCAAATTAAATGAGATGACTAAAAATAAGTTAGATAAAGGAAATAGTTTAGCGTATCTAAAAAACTTTTTAAGTAAATTTGGTGATGATAAATCTGTACAGAAAGAGGAATTGAAAAAAGCATTAACAGAATCAGATAAAGTGCTTAAGCTAACAAAAGATAAATATATTGAGGCAACAAAAGGTAAAGATATTAAGGCAACAAAATTTGAATCAGTATCTAACAACGATTTTGTCAAGGCTCGTCAACGTGCCATACAGAAATTGGAAGGCAAGCAATCCTTACCAATTCCAAAATCTTTACATAAAGGAATGAATAAAGGCATTAAGAAATAG
- a CDS encoding helix-turn-helix domain-containing protein, with the protein MQDIYKPLRSKSYSVPCELCSIGSMCIPMLLNNTLHTVLDRKQEFIKDEVVINEGAPFKKLYIIHSGALKTYVTVNGIEQINGFYLPGDIVGLDGISNNKYNNSIKALTHTLTCVLEYDEVKKLVSQNSQVRDMVLDLMSKDVLNYQKLILAYSQKNAEEKLASFIYSLYLRYAQRGHTSLNIKLSMSRSDIANYLGLTIETVSRILTRLQETEILSVKGKYISIKNISALARLAIETI; encoded by the coding sequence ATGCAAGATATTTACAAACCTCTGCGTTCTAAAAGTTATTCAGTGCCTTGTGAACTTTGTAGTATTGGTTCTATGTGTATTCCAATGTTGTTGAATAATACGCTTCATACAGTATTAGACCGAAAACAAGAATTTATTAAAGATGAAGTTGTCATTAATGAAGGCGCCCCTTTTAAAAAACTTTATATTATCCACTCTGGTGCATTAAAAACCTATGTTACGGTAAATGGTATAGAACAAATTAATGGTTTTTATCTACCTGGTGATATTGTTGGCTTAGATGGTATTTCAAATAACAAATATAATAACTCGATAAAGGCACTAACTCATACCCTCACCTGCGTATTAGAATATGATGAAGTCAAAAAACTAGTCAGCCAAAACTCACAAGTTAGAGATATGGTTTTAGACTTAATGAGTAAAGATGTACTTAATTATCAAAAACTTATTTTGGCTTATTCGCAAAAAAATGCTGAAGAAAAACTGGCTTCATTTATTTACTCTTTATATTTAAGATATGCCCAACGTGGACATACATCTCTTAATATAAAATTGTCAATGAGTCGTTCAGATATAGCGAATTACTTGGGGCTAACAATTGAAACTGTCAGTCGTATTCTAACTCGTCTTCAAGAAACAGAGATATTAAGCGTTAAAGGTAAATATATTTCGATAAAAAATATTTCAGCGCTAGCTCGATTAGCGATTGAAACTATTTAG
- a CDS encoding zeta toxin family protein: protein MKNNESLSFVSTEQKEKIVNELWSRILAKNNLVQENSPHSYVMGGQPGAGKSTSTTILKEKFGNNIILIDLDQYRKEHPNYKALYEKYGKELSSYTHEFAGEIKEEIQKRAIDNRYNIIIDGTLGNVGRAEELIDNLKNKGYHVDIVIHTCPKEISWNSVNMRYENALKAGEIPRHVPKVVHDQIIEALPQNTDKLSQSKQIESLTIHNRQEKIYDSKIDKILPSLVVQAEINKNDKKLSKDNLAQSSNDIFAQVRQAAAQKLVIKQSLSDQKSTNKRIGKGIEK from the coding sequence ATGAAAAATAATGAATCTTTATCATTTGTGAGCACTGAACAGAAAGAAAAAATTGTTAATGAATTATGGAGTAGAATTCTTGCAAAAAACAATTTGGTACAAGAAAACAGCCCCCATTCTTATGTTATGGGAGGCCAACCAGGAGCGGGAAAATCGACATCGACAACGATATTAAAAGAAAAATTCGGTAATAATATTATTTTAATTGATTTAGACCAATATCGAAAAGAGCATCCAAACTATAAAGCCTTATATGAAAAATATGGTAAAGAGTTGTCTAGTTATACACATGAATTTGCCGGTGAAATCAAGGAAGAAATTCAAAAACGTGCGATAGATAACAGATATAATATTATTATTGATGGCACCTTAGGTAATGTAGGTCGAGCTGAAGAGTTAATTGATAACCTCAAAAATAAAGGTTATCACGTTGATATTGTAATCCACACTTGTCCGAAAGAAATTAGTTGGAATAGTGTTAATATGCGCTATGAAAATGCATTAAAAGCGGGTGAAATCCCTCGTCATGTACCAAAAGTAGTTCATGATCAAATTATTGAAGCTTTACCACAAAATACAGATAAACTCAGCCAGTCAAAGCAGATTGAATCTTTAACAATTCATAACCGACAAGAAAAAATATATGATTCAAAGATTGATAAGATATTGCCATCTTTAGTTGTTCAAGCTGAAATTAATAAAAATGACAAAAAATTATCAAAAGATAATCTAGCACAATCATCTAATGATATCTTTGCACAAGTACGCCAAGCTGCAGCTCAAAAATTAGTAATCAAGCAATCCTTATCAGACCAAAAATCAACAAATAAAAGAATAGGTAAGGGGATTGAAAAATAA
- a CDS encoding META domain-containing protein, translating into MKYIYYFFTLFTGVIILSACDNKQPSIGQNLAHHRFTVIELNNEKIINSKQTFIEFGENSTVNGQMCNQFFGQANITKNRIEIPHLASTNRLCSDEQLNKLDLIMSQLLQYGAIANLNQELGELTLKNDEYELKFRQKDLM; encoded by the coding sequence ATGAAATATATTTATTATTTTTTTACGTTATTTACTGGAGTAATCATATTATCAGCCTGTGATAATAAACAGCCATCTATTGGGCAAAATTTAGCTCATCATCGCTTTACGGTTATTGAATTGAATAATGAAAAAATTATCAATAGTAAACAAACATTTATTGAGTTTGGTGAAAATTCTACGGTTAATGGACAGATGTGTAATCAATTTTTTGGTCAAGCAAACATAACCAAAAATAGAATTGAAATACCTCATTTAGCATCAACAAACAGGCTATGTTCAGATGAACAGTTAAATAAACTCGACTTAATTATGAGTCAACTATTACAATATGGTGCAATAGCAAATCTTAATCAAGAATTAGGTGAGTTAACGCTAAAAAATGACGAGTATGAATTAAAATTTAGACAGAAAGATCTTATGTAA
- a CDS encoding DUF1471 domain-containing protein: MKNFKKSCLTLLLLSSFASYSHAAEELTPEKAASLQPFKEISIRGSYYNESDYARAISKAADKQDAAYFYITSVNPHPSNDSLRIIYAKLYKSNAPESTDNKQDNLRQFVGIYEYPKTTAIHFEPYDIIRIRGYFPTQVALNNAVAKEARAKNAYAFFIDRLVQVNNSGNQQVTAYLFKKDAPERKIQPDNAIPYDSEAGQQALAQGGEAAMQVERPGYYSSSSFNEQFYADKFNNQSVKDVTPETNTQAIEINKNTDNGKMVTTDIAVSSKPVVVEQKSSRYTVTLPNGTKIEELNDATAAKMVPFDSIKFRGYYATAQDISFNAGKKALEKGAKYYHISRIAQDSKGPNKTVYVDLYR; the protein is encoded by the coding sequence ATGAAAAATTTTAAAAAATCATGTTTAACTTTATTATTATTATCTTCTTTTGCTTCGTACTCTCATGCAGCAGAAGAGCTGACACCAGAAAAAGCAGCATCATTGCAACCCTTTAAAGAGATCTCAATTAGAGGTTCATACTATAACGAATCCGATTATGCTCGAGCAATATCTAAGGCTGCTGACAAACAAGACGCAGCTTATTTTTATATTACCAGTGTAAATCCACACCCTAGCAATGATAGTTTGCGAATTATTTACGCTAAACTATATAAATCTAATGCTCCAGAATCAACGGACAATAAGCAAGATAATCTTCGACAATTTGTAGGGATCTATGAATATCCTAAAACAACTGCTATTCATTTCGAACCATATGATATTATTAGAATACGAGGATATTTTCCTACTCAAGTAGCTCTAAATAATGCGGTTGCAAAAGAAGCTCGAGCTAAAAATGCATATGCCTTTTTTATTGACCGCTTGGTTCAAGTTAACAATAGCGGTAATCAACAAGTTACCGCATATCTCTTTAAAAAAGATGCACCAGAACGAAAAATTCAGCCTGATAATGCTATTCCATATGATTCAGAAGCGGGACAACAAGCTTTAGCACAAGGTGGCGAGGCGGCAATGCAGGTTGAACGACCAGGTTATTACTCTTCATCTTCATTTAATGAGCAATTTTATGCTGATAAATTTAATAATCAGTCCGTAAAAGACGTTACACCAGAGACGAATACTCAAGCTATTGAAATAAATAAAAATACTGATAATGGTAAAATGGTTACAACGGACATAGCGGTTTCTTCTAAACCCGTAGTAGTGGAACAAAAATCATCTCGTTACACTGTAACATTACCGAATGGAACTAAAATAGAAGAACTCAATGATGCCACTGCCGCCAAGATGGTGCCATTTGATAGTATCAAATTTAGAGGCTATTATGCGACAGCGCAAGATATTTCCTTTAATGCGGGTAAGAAAGCACTGGAAAAAGGCGCTAAGTATTATCATATATCTCGTATTGCGCAAGATTCAAAAGGTCCAAACAAAACAGTGTATGTTGATTTGTATCGTTAA
- the hrpA gene encoding ATP-dependent RNA helicase HrpA, giving the protein MPHNKPIQILFDQLSRVCLYDKYKIQKELQQITKQQTPTAQCLASVQSKIEVAHKNYQLRLTQLPKTINYPDSLPVTTKKQQIYDLIKSNQVVIIAGETGSGKTTQIPKICLELGLGVKGYIGHTQPRRLAARSVASRIAQELNCELGGLVGYKVRFNDHVQDNTLIKLMTDGILLAEIQQDRLLSQYDTIIIDEAHERSLNIDFILGYLKQLLPKRPDLKVIITSATIDVERFSHHFNNAPIIEVSGRTFPVDVRYRPCNNDEDSEDDDFQGIINAIDELSLEDNHGDILIFLTGEREIRDLADTLNKLNLRHTEVVPLYARLSATEQNRIFQSHSGRRIILATNVAETSLTVPGIKYVIDPGMARISRYSYRTKVQRLPIEAISQASANQRKGRCGRTSNGVCIRLYDEVDFLSRPEFTEPEILRTNLASVILQMTALDLGNIAAFPFLEPPEQKHIKDGIRLLEELGALYNKKGQYNLTRTGQILSQLPIDPRLARMLVEARKTGCVKEIMIISAALSIQEPRERPLDKQQISDEKHRRFIDKNSDFMSYLNLWLYIHEQQDLLSNNQFRQLCKKEFLNYLRIKEWQDIYTQIRQTIKQLNIPINSQDANYQSIHTAILSGMLSHIGMKELEKFEYIGARNIKFAIFPGSSVFKTLPKWCVASELVETAKLWGRNVAKIEPEWIEPLAEHLSKKHYSEPRWSKKQGTTIANEKVTLFGLPIVTSRMVNYNHIDPKLSRELFIRHALIEGDFEAKYDFLIKNHKLVDEVLELEHKSRRQDILVDDALLFEFYDNKIPLSVTGATEFATWWKQKQVDDADYLLLTKTMLINPNADKVTKNDYPDYWYYNQQLKLKLAYQFDIGGICDGVTVNIPLSILNQIDDEYVFQWQVNGFRQELIIALIKSLPKSLRRHLVPAPNYATAFLERTELYKNDLFTSLEHEFKKMTGVNINRDDWQLDQVPDHLKVTFNILDQNNKSMCIGKDLKVLKDQLKDKVQQALTKITRAKNNEIEKTNLVNWDFGNLPTIYERKQQNYVVKAYPTLVDEGNSVAIKLVEREDEQARLMLQGIRRLIYLNIPSPVKYLHDKLPNKAKLGLYFNPFGSIIDLIDDCIYCGINYLIEKDHGIIFDQAQFIPLLDMIKREINEVIVSIASQVERVLTLNYAINKKLKGRLDLSVALSLADIKQQLSRLIYKGFVTDTSYQKLSDVYRYLQAIDKRIDKLYADPNKDRLHLLVVERVTKQYLELWQSREQHKIAEQKLKQLRWMIEELRVNLFAQQLGTPYPISEKRINQFIEDIKQ; this is encoded by the coding sequence ATGCCACATAATAAGCCAATACAAATACTCTTTGACCAATTAAGTAGGGTCTGCCTATATGATAAATATAAGATACAAAAAGAATTACAGCAAATAACTAAGCAGCAAACCCCTACAGCTCAATGCTTGGCATCTGTGCAAAGTAAGATCGAAGTAGCGCATAAAAATTATCAATTACGCTTAACCCAATTACCAAAAACAATTAATTATCCTGATTCATTACCTGTTACGACCAAAAAGCAACAAATTTATGATTTAATAAAAAGTAATCAAGTCGTTATTATCGCTGGGGAAACAGGTTCAGGTAAAACAACGCAGATCCCTAAAATTTGTCTAGAATTAGGGCTTGGTGTTAAAGGTTATATTGGTCATACTCAACCGAGGCGGCTCGCGGCCCGTTCAGTTGCAAGTCGTATTGCGCAAGAGCTCAATTGTGAACTTGGTGGGCTAGTTGGTTATAAGGTTCGCTTTAATGATCACGTTCAAGATAATACATTAATCAAACTCATGACTGATGGGATCTTATTAGCTGAAATACAACAAGATCGTTTATTAAGCCAATATGATACGATTATTATCGATGAAGCTCATGAACGCAGTTTGAATATCGATTTTATCTTAGGATATTTAAAGCAACTTTTACCTAAGCGCCCTGATTTAAAAGTTATCATTACCTCTGCGACCATTGATGTCGAAAGATTTTCTCATCATTTTAATAATGCGCCAATTATTGAGGTTTCAGGGCGCACATTCCCTGTTGATGTACGTTATCGCCCCTGCAATAATGACGAAGATAGCGAAGATGATGATTTCCAAGGGATAATTAATGCAATTGATGAGCTTTCGCTCGAAGATAACCATGGTGATATTCTCATTTTCTTAACTGGAGAGCGAGAGATAAGAGATCTTGCCGATACACTCAATAAGCTTAATTTACGTCACACTGAAGTTGTGCCTTTATATGCTAGGCTATCGGCAACAGAACAAAATCGGATTTTTCAATCTCATAGTGGCAGGCGAATAATTTTAGCCACTAATGTGGCTGAAACATCACTAACCGTTCCAGGGATTAAATATGTTATAGATCCTGGCATGGCAAGAATTAGTCGATATAGTTATCGGACGAAGGTTCAGCGTTTACCGATAGAGGCCATATCTCAGGCGTCAGCAAACCAACGAAAAGGACGCTGTGGCAGGACATCAAATGGGGTTTGTATCCGTTTATACGATGAAGTTGATTTCCTTAGCCGTCCTGAGTTTACTGAACCTGAGATCCTAAGAACTAATTTAGCTTCTGTTATTTTACAAATGACAGCATTAGATTTAGGTAATATTGCCGCCTTTCCTTTTTTAGAGCCACCTGAGCAAAAACATATTAAAGACGGTATTCGTTTGCTTGAAGAGTTAGGTGCCCTTTATAATAAAAAAGGCCAATATAACTTAACTCGAACGGGGCAAATATTATCGCAGCTACCTATCGATCCAAGACTCGCTCGAATGTTAGTTGAAGCAAGGAAAACCGGCTGCGTTAAAGAGATTATGATTATATCTGCCGCACTTTCCATTCAAGAACCTAGAGAAAGACCGCTCGATAAGCAACAAATATCTGATGAAAAGCATCGACGGTTTATTGATAAAAATTCAGACTTTATGAGCTACCTTAATCTTTGGTTGTATATTCATGAGCAACAAGATTTATTAAGTAATAATCAATTTAGACAATTATGTAAAAAGGAGTTTCTTAATTATCTACGTATTAAAGAGTGGCAAGATATTTATACTCAAATTAGGCAAACGATTAAACAACTAAATATTCCAATTAACAGCCAAGATGCAAATTATCAATCAATACATACGGCTATTTTAAGTGGCATGCTATCTCATATTGGTATGAAAGAACTGGAAAAATTTGAGTATATTGGTGCTAGAAATATTAAATTTGCTATTTTCCCCGGCTCGAGTGTCTTTAAAACACTACCTAAGTGGTGTGTTGCTAGTGAGTTAGTTGAAACCGCTAAACTTTGGGGGCGAAATGTTGCAAAAATTGAACCAGAGTGGATTGAACCATTAGCAGAGCATCTATCAAAAAAACACTACAGTGAACCGCGTTGGTCTAAAAAGCAGGGCACAACGATAGCTAATGAAAAAGTGACACTGTTTGGTCTGCCGATAGTAACCTCAAGAATGGTTAATTATAACCATATTGACCCAAAGTTGAGCCGAGAACTGTTTATTAGGCATGCATTAATTGAAGGTGACTTTGAAGCTAAATATGATTTTTTAATAAAAAATCATAAATTAGTCGATGAAGTGCTAGAACTTGAACACAAATCGAGGCGGCAAGATATTCTAGTTGATGATGCATTATTATTTGAGTTTTATGATAATAAAATACCGTTATCTGTAACAGGAGCAACAGAATTTGCTACTTGGTGGAAGCAGAAACAAGTCGACGATGCGGATTATTTATTGTTAACAAAAACGATGCTAATCAACCCTAATGCAGATAAAGTAACAAAAAATGACTATCCCGATTATTGGTATTACAATCAACAGTTGAAGTTAAAATTAGCCTATCAATTTGACATTGGCGGTATTTGCGATGGTGTTACGGTCAATATCCCACTGTCAATCCTTAATCAAATTGACGATGAATACGTTTTTCAATGGCAAGTTAATGGTTTCCGGCAAGAGCTAATCATTGCATTAATTAAATCATTGCCTAAATCGTTACGACGACATTTAGTGCCCGCGCCAAATTATGCCACTGCATTTTTAGAGCGTACTGAGCTTTATAAAAATGATCTATTTACGTCGCTTGAACACGAATTTAAAAAAATGACAGGCGTTAATATTAACCGAGATGATTGGCAGCTCGACCAAGTGCCCGATCATTTAAAAGTGACCTTTAATATTTTAGATCAAAACAATAAATCAATGTGTATAGGTAAAGATCTTAAGGTGCTTAAAGATCAATTAAAAGATAAAGTACAGCAAGCATTAACTAAAATAACTCGAGCTAAAAATAATGAAATAGAGAAAACTAATCTAGTTAATTGGGATTTTGGTAATTTACCAACAATTTATGAAAGAAAACAACAAAATTATGTGGTTAAAGCTTATCCTACCTTGGTCGATGAGGGGAATAGCGTCGCGATTAAGCTGGTTGAGCGTGAAGATGAACAAGCCAGATTAATGCTGCAGGGAATAAGGCGTTTAATCTATCTTAATATTCCATCCCCCGTTAAATACTTACATGATAAACTACCAAATAAAGCTAAATTAGGTTTATATTTTAATCCGTTTGGTAGCATCATCGACTTGATTGATGATTGTATCTATTGTGGTATTAACTATTTAATTGAAAAAGATCATGGGATCATTTTTGATCAAGCCCAGTTCATACCACTGCTAGATATGATAAAAAGAGAAATAAATGAGGTTATTGTTAGTATAGCTAGCCAAGTTGAACGAGTTTTAACATTAAATTACGCAATTAACAAAAAATTAAAAGGGCGCTTAGACCTTAGTGTTGCATTATCCCTAGCGGATATAAAACAACAATTATCTAGGCTTATCTATAAAGGATTTGTTACTGATACTAGCTACCAAAAACTATCTGATGTCTATCGGTACTTACAAGCTATAGATAAACGGATCGATAAACTCTATGCTGATCCGAACAAAGATCGATTACATTTGCTCGTTGTCGAGCGAGTGACCAAACAGTATCTTGAATTATGGCAAAGCCGCGAGCAGCACAAAATAGCAGAACAAAAGCTCAAACAGCTACGTTGGATGATCGAAGAATTAAGGGTTAATCTATTTGCGCAGCAATTAGGAACGCCGTATCCTATTTCAGAAAAGAGAATTAATCAATTTATTGAAGACATTAAACAATAA